The Hypomesus transpacificus isolate Combined female unplaced genomic scaffold, fHypTra1 scaffold_206, whole genome shotgun sequence genome has a segment encoding these proteins:
- the LOC124462255 gene encoding envoplakin-like: protein MFKKKEDSPVKISKSQANDLALLIARMQHNADQVEKNVLKAEELLAADQQRERQALQHQQESADELTEGEALLKQLFLDVDQAKRLQHPQAAEIENDVSNLHERWSKACEIYREMYEPVKGLDLSPQINWSQVMQEKQKQMNAAGYGPSLSDVEKQIAAQNILHQEIEAYRPQLDSSNMEKSADIRKQCSDLLESSQARSKHLGTLYDYMQSCTKELAYLAEEQDRILRRDWSDRMLDPPGVRMQYEKFKNNTLLTHETETSQLLQNGDRLVQIKHPASATIEAHRDAVQNEWQSFLNLCICQETHLDNIEDYKKYQLDAETLGESLRRLSLSLEPRALANRSNPEVLLQLEGELSALERNEQRLLALRQLSSNIAPLRLRRLPPTKPTTLLALCDWTNEENLISRGERLTLKDNSEVIWEVQTSAGTRKSVPGACLLIPPPDAQAMDTLASLDKELTDLKKRRTALMSSLRSSGVEVVRAQTAATVSSAPEAPQVSELAEQLERISGRLEQSEREILGRTRAPLDRRSPTTDLSSRLALQQAASVTVRGLEAEKAAVQRELEPIVSQNALGHANSSLPLKLNAVNNKFDSINTLSDLYTKKATASMFLEKQVQKVDEMISGFEEQLAEEGAIPDMPSALQNHNLKLQVLRREVSSGQEDMHKLSRDLENVVQLSSSLQKSFGEFCPDIQRQAARVRQLRNRYANVNSQIQERTSLIQEATNKNQGFQTSVQSLNSFLTNLPNNTIYPSDGLSQINTKQNSQKRVVEDVQRKSEDLKRAVEQSRDLQNLLNEYEAKTYKYRAVRGDDDETDAKRRHESAMADAVEKKERDLLHMYSEVSAANNQRLSQMGLAKNIIAQNEEKVTLVEVKQHMQMQSQQRNLEETDGLRKELADEVVRRTHAENDLDTYRKRFMSLKSRRGVERVEEKEVVQYYRDSKLEGDLEALRNKTKQEAMLRSGTQSEIEMVNQKVILLEAERTSVKPKLVTKVLTEFERDPQLDKEAARLREETSKIREEVLLRDSETVQMKTEITVLAQQKPKIKETVVKKEVVRLEKDPEMLKAVHTFQIEISEEGSRSKALNDNIFHTRSEINTLERVIPTIQPKIILKELKRVEQDPLLLEESKTLRTSLEEVNSENSSLLRAISSLQLHYSEVEKVKPRLEVKEIINEIYRVDPDTELELQRLRKQLQEYRRNCSNLEQEINIVMVDLKTLRSQKPKVEYKEVTQEVIKEEKSPEVIRELQRLNEQVSRLRITYDSTLDILSRLRKERDEWKTEKSKVEMKLVTKEVIKYENDPLLEKEADRLRKDLRLEIQQRRSVEETVFDLQNKYILLERQKPEEKIVTQEIVHLQTDPKQIQEHEKLNKTLDEEVKVRRKLELEVRQLRSLVEEKERSLVLMDDGQKKIQVEAELRQIRTLILELENTPPPIEEKIIIEEVLKVERDPKLERLTDGLRTDMETEGTSISRLERDIRNLRIKLHILQKEKSVEKIVYKEVIRVEKDQTVESERDHLLDLVGQERNARRDQEDQIQKLNSKMTRLQSSRSSSCQEESSLTLGRDSLLKEKEKLRQELHSMEAEKQDISITFQQQSKLLSERNQVSRQRSIKMESEVQGLERDILSEKDRIHQRETTIMELQAAMKKEDHSETHTRETNLSTKITILDPETGKDMSPYDAYLEGLIDRKQYIHLQELECDWEEISSQGPDGETSILQDRKSGKQFSVKNALAEGRLTQYDVHRYKEGKMPISEFSLLVAGENKPKPFLGPISVPKTSTKTSESSPLSSMPSSLRSSYSSLTSSSSAEESFPISGVLDTTTGSRMSVRSALTRKLLDPDTALVLLEAQAATGGIVDLNRKDKYSVHKAAERGLIDTSHLHKLLNAQKAFTGVEDPVTRERLSAGQAGEKGWIPHDSAMRFMEAQYLTGGLVDPHKAGRLSIQDALYTKMIDSTVAKDLQDVSAHSKTIVDPISKEKISYKEAMNRCKKDVSTGLLLLPAASGGSHNQV from the exons gaccagcagagagagaggcaggctctACAGCACCAGCAGGAGAGTGCTGATGAGTTGACTGAGGGAGAAGCTCTGCTGAAGCAGCTGTTCCTGGATGTGGATCAGGCCAAGAGGCTGCAGCACCCCCAGGCTGCAGAGATAGAGAACGA TGTGAGTAACCTGCATGAGCGCTGGTCGAAGGCATGTGAGATCTACAGAGAGATGTACGAACCTGTGAAGGGACTGGACCTCAGCCCGCAAATCAACTGGAGCCAGGTGATGCAGGAAaagcag AAGCAGATGAACGCCGCTGGTTATGGACCATCCCTGTCTGATGTAGAGAAGCAGATTGCTGCTCAGAACATCCTGCACCAGGAGATAGAAGCTTACAGGCCCCAGCTGGACTCCTCGAACATG GAGAAGAGTGCTGACATCAGGAAGCAGTGCTCTGACCTCCTG gagAGCTCCCAGGCCAGAAGCAAGCACCTGGGAACTCTCTATGATTATATGCAGAGCTGCACCAAGGAGCTGGCCTACCTGGCAGAGGAACAGGATCGGATCCTCCGCAGGGACTGGAGCGACCGGATGCTGGATCCTCCGGGAGTACGCATGCAgtatgag AAGTTCAAGAACAATACTCTGCTGACCCATGAGACGGAGACCAGCCAGCTGCTGCAGAATGGAGACCGGCTGGTGCAGATTAAGCACCCTGCCAGTGCCACCattgag GCCCACCGGGATGCAGTGCAGAATGAGTGGCAGAGTTTCCTCAACCTCTGCATCTGCCAGGAGACTCACCTGGACAACATAGAGGACTACAAGaag tacCAGCTGGATGCTGAGACCCTGGGAGAGTCCCTGAGGAGGCTGAGCTTGTCTCTGGAGCCACGGGCGCTGGCCAACCGGAGCAACCCTGAGGTGCTTCTGCAGCTGGAG GGAGAGCTCTCTGCGCTGGAGCGGAACGAGCAGCGTCTCCTGGCCCTGAGGCAGCTCAGCTCAAACATCGCCCCCCTCAGGCTGCGCCGCCTGCCCCCCACCAAGCCCACAACCCTGCTGGCCCTGTGTGACTGGACCAACGAAGAA AACTTGATAAGTCGAGGAGAGCGTCTGACTCTGAAAGACAACTCAGAGGTGATCTGGGAGGTCCAGACCAGTGCTGGGACGAGGAAGTCTGTCCCAGGGGCGTGCCTGCTCATCCCCCCTCCTGATGCCCAGGCCATGGACACCCTAGCCAG tctggaCAAGGAGCTGACAGACCtgaagaagaggagaacagCTTTGATGTCGTCTCTGAGGAGCTCTGGTGTGGAGGTTGTTAGAGCACAGACAGCAG CCACCGTCTCCAGCGCCCCTGAGGCGCCCCAAGTGTCAGAGCTGGCGGAGCAGCTGGAGCGTATCAGTGGCAGGCtggagcagagtgagagagaaatccTGGGACGGACTAGAGCTCCGCTGGACCGCAGGAGCCCCACAACTGACCTGAGCAGCAGGCTGGCTCTGCAGCAG GCTGCCAGTGTGACggtgagggggctggaggcagaaAAGGCAGCGGTACAGAGGGAGTTGGAGCCCATCGTATCCCAGAATGCCCTGGGTCACGCCAACTCTTCTCTACCCCTGAAGCTCAATGCCGTGAACAACAAGTTTGACTCCATCAACACCCTCTCCGACCTCTACACCAAGAA gGCCACAGCCTCCATGTTTCTGGAGAAGCAGGTCCAAAAGGTGGATGAGATGATATCTGGCTTTGAGGAGCAGCTGGCAGAGGAAGGAGCCATCCCTGACATGCCCAGCGCCCTGCAGAACCACAATCTGAAACTACAG GTTCTGCGCAGGGAGGTGTCGTCAGGGCAGGAGGACATGCACAAGCTCAGTAGGGATCTGGAGAACGTGGTGCAGCTCAGCAGCTCTCTGCAGAAGAGCTTCGGGGAGTTCTGTCCTGACATCCAGCGCCAGGCAGCCCGGGTGAGGCAGCTCCGGAACCGCTACGCCAACGTCAACAGCCAGATACAAGAGAG AACGTCTCTGATTCAAGAAGCAACCAATAAGAACCAAGGGTTCCAGACCTCTGTCCAATCATTGAACTCATTCCTGACCAACTTGCCCAATAATACAATCTATCCCAGCGATGGCTTGTCTCAAATCAACACAAAGCAAAACTCTCAGAAG AGAGTGGTGGAGGATGTTCAGAGGAAGTCTGAGGATCTGAAACGAGCAGTGGAACAGTCCAGAGACCTGCAGAACCTTCTCAAC gagTATGAGGCCAAGACTTATAAGTACCGAGCTGTGCGAGGCGACGATGATGAGACTGATGCCAAGAGACGCCATGAGTCCGCCATGGCTGATGCTGTGGAGAAAAAG GAGAGGGATCTGCTGCACATGTACTCTGAGGTGTCCGCTGCAAACAATCAGCGACTGAGCCAGATGGGTTTGGCTAAGAACATCATTGCTCAG AACGAGGAGAAGGTGACCCTGGTGGAGGTGAAGCAGCACATGCAGATGCAAAGCCAGCAGAGGAACCTGGAGGAGACCGACGGCCTGAGGAAAGAGTTGGCTGACGAGGTCGTCAGGCGCACCCACGCCGAGAATGACCTGGACACCTACAGGAAGAGGTTCATGTCTCTGAAGAGCCGCCGCGGCGTGGAGCgcgtggaggagaaggaggtggttcAGTACTACCGCGACTCTAAACTGGAGGGCGACTTGGAGGCCCTAAGGAACAAGACCAAGCAGGAGGCCATGCTGCGCTCAGGAACCCAGTCCGAGATTGAGATGGTCAACCAGAAGGTCATTCTCCTGGAGGCTGAGAGGACAAGTGTGAAGCCCAAGCTCGTGACTAAGGTGCTGACGGAATTTGAGAGGGATCCCCAGCTGGACAAGGAAGCGGCCAGACTCCGGGAAGAGACGAGCAAGATCAGGGAGGAGGTGCTGCTGCGAGACTCAGAGACCGTCCAGATGAAGACAGAGATCACGGTTCTGGCGCAGCAGAAGCCGAAGATCAAGGAGactgtggtgaagaaggaggtggTGAGGCTGGAGAAGGATCCAGAGATGCTGAAGGCCGTTCACACCTTCCAGATCGAGATCTCAGAAGAAGGTTCACGCAGTAAGGCTCTCAACGACAACATCTTCCATACCAGGAGCGAGATCAACACCCTGGAGAGGGTCATCCCCACCATCCAGCCCAAGATCATTTTGAAGGAGCTGAAGAGAGTGGAACAGGATCCACTCCTTCTGGAAGAGTCCAAGACCCTTAGGACGTccctggaggaggtgaacagtgagAACAGCAGCCTGCTGAGAGCGATCTCCAGCTTGCAACTGCACTACAGTGAGGTGGAGAAGGTGAAGCCCAGACTGGAGGTGAAGGAGATCATCAATGAGATCTACAGGGTGGATCCAGACACCGAGCTGGAGCTGCAGCGGTTGAGGAAGCAGCTGCAGGAGTACAGACGGAATTGCTCCAACCTGGAGCAGGAGATCAACATAGTGATGGTGGACCTGAAGACCCTGCGCTCCCAGAAACCCAAGGTGGAGTACAAGGAGGTGACCCAGGAGGTGATTAAAGAGGAGAAGAGCCCTGAGGTCATCCGGGAGCTACAGAGGTTGAATGAGCAAGTGTCCCGGCTGCGGATCACCTACGACAGCACTCTGGATATTCTCAGCCGCCTACGcaaggagagggatgagtggaaGACAGAAAAGTCTAAGGTTGAGATGAAGCTGGTGACCAAGGAGGTGATCAAGTATGAAAACGACCCCCTGTTGGAGAAGGAGGCTGATCGGCTGAGGAAAGACCTGAGGCTGGAGATCCAGCAGCGCCGCAGCGTTGAGGAGACAGTCTTTGACTTGCAGAACAAGTACATCCTCCTGGAGAGACAGAAGCCAGAGGAGAAGATTGTGACCCAGGAGATTGTTCATCTCCAGACGGACCCCAAGCAGATCCAGGAGCACGAGAAGCTGAACAAAACCTTAGACGAGGAGGTGAAGGTGCGCAGGAAGTTGGAGCTGGAAGTCAGGCAGCTGAGGagcctggtggaggagaaggagaggagcctGGTGCTCATGGACGACGGTCAGAAGAAGATCCAGGTGGAAGCGGAGCTGAGGCAGATCAGAACCCTCATCCTTGAGCTGGAGAACACGCCTCCTCCAATCGAGGAGAAGATCATCATCGAGGaagtcctgaaggtggagagggacCCCAAACTGGAGAGGCTGACTGATGGCCTCCGTACAGACATGGAGACCGAGGGCACCAGCATCAGTCGCCTGGAGAGAGACATCCGCAACCTGAGAATCAAGCTACACATCTTGCAGAAGGAGAAGTCTGTAGAGAAGATAGTTTACAAAGAGGTGATTAGAGTGGAGAAGGACCAGACAGTGGAATCAGAGAGGGACCACCTCCTGGATCTGGTGGGCCAGGAGAGGAATGCCAGACGGGACCAGGAGGACCAGATCCAGAAGCTGAACTCCAAGATGACCCGGCTGCAGAGCTCCAGGTCCAGCAGCTGCCAGGAGGAGAGCAGCCTCACGCTCGGTCGAGACAGCCtgctgaaggagaaggagaagctcAGGCAGGAGCTCCACTCCATGGAGGCAGAGAAGCAGGACATCAGCATCACCTTCCAGCAGCAGTCCAAGCTCCTCAGCGAGAGGAACCAGGTCAGCAGGCAGAGGAGTATCAAGATGGAGTCGGAGGTTCAGGGTCTGGAGAGGGACATCTTGAGTGAAAAAGACAGGATCCACCAGAGGGAGACCACCATCATGGAGCTGCAGGCTGCCATGAAGAAGGAAGACCACTCAGAGACCCACACCAGAGAGACAAACCTCTCCACCAAGATCACCATCCTGGACCCAGAGACGGGTAAAGACATGTCCCCCTATGACGCATATCTGGAGGGGCTGATCGACCGTAAGCAGTACATCCACTTGCAGGAGCTGGAGTGTGACTGGGAGGAGATCTCTTCCCAGGGCCCTGATGGGGAAACCTCCATCCTGCAGGACCGAAAGAGCGGGAAGCAGTTCTCCGTCAAAAACGCCCTGGCGGAAGGACGACTGACACAGTATGATGTGCACCGCTACAAGGAAGGCAAAATGCCCATCTCAGAGTTCTCCCTCTTAGTTGCCGGGGAAAACAAACCAAAGCCCTTCCTCGGCCCAATCTCTGTCCCCAAGACATCTACGAAGACGAGCGAGTCGTCTCCTCTTAGCTCCATGCCGTCCTCCCTCAGATCCTCTTACTCCAGCCTCACCAGCAGCAGCTCTGCTGAGGAGTCATTCCCCATTTCCGGCGTCCTGGACACCACCACCGGCAGCCGTATGTCTGTGCGCAGCGCCTTGACCCGCAAGCTCCTGGACCCCGACACCGCGCTCGTCCTGCTGGAGGCGCAGGCGGCCACGGGCGGCATCGTGGACCTCAACCGAAAGGACAAGTACTCCGTCCACAAGGCTGCGGAGCGCGGCCTCATCGACACCAGCCATCTCCACAAGCTGCTGAATGCCCAGAAAGCCTTCACTGGTGTGGAGGACCCAGTCACCAGGGAGCGCCTGTCAGCCGGCCAGGCGGGAGAGAAGGGCTGGATCCCCCACGACAGCGCTATGAGATTCATGGAGGCACAGTACCTGACGGGGGGCCTGGTGGACCCCCACAAGGCCGGACGCCTCAGCATCCAAGATGCCCTCTACACCAAGATGATTGACAGCACCGTTGCCAAGGATCTCCAGGATGTGTCTGCCCACTCTAAAACCATTGTGGACCCTATCTCCAAAGAGAAGATCTCCTACAAGGAGGCGATGAATCGCTGCAAGAAGGATGTAAGCACAGGACTGTTGCTGCTGCCTGCAGCGTCTGGTGGATCGCACAACCAGGTCTAG